The following proteins are co-located in the Camelina sativa cultivar DH55 chromosome 12, Cs, whole genome shotgun sequence genome:
- the LOC109127988 gene encoding uncharacterized protein LOC109127988: protein MRPPPGLEDTIGPGKVFKLRKAIYGLKQSPRAWYHKLSSTLLDKGFRRSEADHTLFTYPSQRGNIVILIYVDDIIISGNDKVGIQDTKQYLRSIFDIKDLGELKYFLGIEVCRSEEGVFLSQRKYTLDLLKDVGKLGARPVETPLEEKYKSNRKGESNEALFEDVKQYRRLVVKLIYLTITRPDICFAVNQVSQHMQKPTVLHWEMVSRILKYLKGAPGQGIWMVCNKNTELVGYCDAEYAGDRGDRRSTTGYCTFVGGNLVTWKSKKQKVVSLSSAESEYRAMRKLTTELMWLKALLKDLGINIPRPITMHCDNEAAIHIANNSVFHERTKHIEVDCQKVREQVQLGVILPCHTESSEQLADIFTKAASSKVFEYIHSKLGLMDLTRPQVKTLNY, encoded by the coding sequence ATGAGACCACCACCGGGCCTTGAAGACACTATCGGACCTGGAAAGGTGTTTAAGCTCAGGAAAGCTATCTACGGTCTAAAACAATCACCAAGGGCTTGGTATCACAAACTAAGCTCAACACTTCTTGATAAAGGCTTTAGAAGATCAGAAGCTGATCATACATTGTTCACATATCCAAGCCAAAGAGGTAATATTGTCATTCtcatatatgttgatgatattatcatctCTGGGAATGACAAGGTAGGCATTCAAGATACCAAACAATACCTTAGATCtatatttgatattaaagatcttggagaactAAAGTACTTTCTTGGGATAGAAGTATGTCGTTCGGAAGAAGGAGTcttcttatcacaaagaaagTACACACTTGATCTTTTGAAAGATGTAGGTAAGCTTGGAGCAAGACCTGTTGAAACACCACTCGAAGAAAAATACAAGTCAAACCGTAAGGGGGAGTCCAATGAAGCTCTGTTCGAAGATGTAAAACAGTATCGACGGTTGGTAGTTAAGCTCATTTATCTCACCATAACTCGACCTGATATatgttttgctgtgaaccaggtaaGCCAACATATGCAAAAGCCAACAGTACTTCATTGGGAGATGGTGAGCCGCATACTCAAGTATCTCAAAGGAGCTCCTGgtcaaggcatttggatggtaTGTAACAAGAATACAGAGCTTGTAGGATACTGTGATGCAGAATATGCTGGAGATCGTGGAGATAGACGCTCAACGACCGGTTACTGTACATTTGTGGGAGGAAACCTCGTTACTTGGAAGAGTAAAAAGCAAAAGGTGGTCTCTCTCTCAAGTGCTGAATCAGAATACAGGGCAATGAGGAAGCTCACAACCGAACTAATGTGGCTCAAAGCTCTCTTAAAGGACCTCGGCATCAACATTCCAAGACCGATCACAATGCACTGCGATAATGAAGCGGCAATTCACATTGCAAACAACTCAGTATTCCATGAAAGGACCAAACACATAGAAGTGGATTGTCAGAAAGTCAGGGAACAAGTTCAACTTGGAGTGATTCTACCATGTCACACCGAGAGTTCTGAACAATTGGcagacatcttcaccaaagcaGCAAGTTCAAAGGTTTTTGAGTACATACACTCCAAACTCGGGCTCATGGACCTAACGAGGCCGCAAGTGAAGACCCTAAACTACTGA